A stretch of DNA from Candidatus Neomarinimicrobiota bacterium:
CCCAGATCATTCGCCAGGTCAGAGTTATAGCGGCTGATAAAACCATCCATGGTAAAGCTGGCATCTTGACCAGGGGTCATTTCCCGCATGAGGAAATATCTTAAGGCATCAACGCCATATTCATTGGCAAGATCCAGCGGACGAACAACATTGCCTAGCGATTTGGACATTTTGGCATCGCCCATAAGCCACCAACCATGAGCAAAAATAGTTTTAGGGAGGGGCAGGTCTGCAGCCATGAGCATGGTTGGCCAATATACCGCATGTGTGGTCAGGATATCTTTTCCAATAAGGTGGAAATCTACTGGCCACCACTTTTTGAAAGTTTCTTCATGATTTGGATAACCTATGGCAGAGATGTAATTGGTCAAAGCATCAAACCAGACATAGGTGACATACTCATCATCAAAGGGCAGTTCAATTCCCCAGTTGAGTCGCGCTTTAGGGCGTGAGATACACAGATCACCCAGTTCTTGACGCAAAAACCCCAAAACTTCATTTTTACGAAAGGCCGGTTGAATGAAATCAGGATTATCATGGATGTAATTGATCAAATTTTCCTGGTAGGCTGACATTTTGAACCAGTAATTGGTTTCGGATAGACGTTTTACATCTCGCCACTCTCCTTCTTCGTACTCTTTATCAGTCAAGAACCGTTCTTCAGCAACAGAATACCAGCCCTCGTAGGTGTCCTTATAGATCAGACCTTTATCCCATAACTTCTGAAGTAAAAAGCTGACCACAGATTTGTGATTGTCCTGAGTCGTACGAATAAATTGATCATATTGAATGTTCAGGGCGTCCCACTTCTCCTGGAAGCGAACCACATATTCATCAACATGCTCCTGGGGTGTCACGCCTCTCTTTTCGGCGGCCTGTTGGACTTTCTGGCCATGCTCATCGGTCCCGGTTAAGAAATAGGTTTCGTCCCCCAGAGCTCGATGAAAACGAGCCACCACATCTGCCAGAATCGTCGTGTAAGCGTGACCAATATGGGGTTCATCATTTACATAGTAAATAGGGGTCGTAACGTAAAAGCGGGACATGGGGTCTTAGTTCTTTCTCTCTTTATAATCAGCATCCATATGCTTGAGGGCTTTTTTGATGGTTTCCAGGTCATGCACTTCGATACCACCCTGCTCATACGAAACGGTACACCGTCCATTGAGAACATCATTTGAAATAATGGTACCAAGCCCTTCTTTGGTCTCCAAAGGAAGACCGACAGAAGGAAAATCTTTCATGGCTTCATGATAAAAATCC
This window harbors:
- the metG gene encoding methionine--tRNA ligase, translated to MSRFYVTTPIYYVNDEPHIGHAYTTILADVVARFHRALGDETYFLTGTDEHGQKVQQAAEKRGVTPQEHVDEYVVRFQEKWDALNIQYDQFIRTTQDNHKSVVSFLLQKLWDKGLIYKDTYEGWYSVAEERFLTDKEYEEGEWRDVKRLSETNYWFKMSAYQENLINYIHDNPDFIQPAFRKNEVLGFLRQELGDLCISRPKARLNWGIELPFDDEYVTYVWFDALTNYISAIGYPNHEETFKKWWPVDFHLIGKDILTTHAVYWPTMLMAADLPLPKTIFAHGWWLMGDAKMSKSLGNVVRPLDLANEYGVDALRYFLMREMTPGQDASFTMDGFISRYNSDLANDLGNMVNRITKLLGRNFDFILPDPGETMPEDSDLAQHVAALREKVSSELDQMRVNYAITHVFDVLREINRYLEETAPWKLMKTEKERAGAVLYNAAEALRLSAVHLYPVMPEKISRLLEVMGTSAQARLSEPGWFDWGHIKPGVKLGKTDGLFPRIEVKETPEEEPEKLVLKDEVSFDDFMKMDIRVAKIIKAEKHPNADKLLKLQVDLGAEQRQVIAGIAEHYAPEDLIGKSVSIIANLKPATIRGELSQGMILAADDGKTVSPLIPLKNVEPGSKVR